One region of Miscanthus floridulus cultivar M001 chromosome 19, ASM1932011v1, whole genome shotgun sequence genomic DNA includes:
- the LOC136526173 gene encoding RING-H2 finger protein ATL39-like, translated as MPLKLAMIVLPPLMVTIVVLSLVGASWDVMARVTFLLVAFLLVIGLCDRMRQQPAAESMAAPPQESSALGLGASAIGSLPVYKYEKKSGGGSDECSICLGEMKPKETVKQLPMCTHLFHEGCIDLWLWSHRTCPVCRSPVIVAAAPASVEIHVRHQDSR; from the coding sequence ATGCCGCTCAAGCTCGCCATGATCGTCCTCCCTCCGTTGATGGTAACTATcgtggtgctgtccctggttggCGCCTCTTGGGACGTCATGGCCCGCGTCACTTTCCTCCTGGTCGCCTTCCTCCTTGTCATAGGACTATGCGACCGCATGAGGCAACAGCCAGCTGCTGAGTCCATGGCCGCTCCTCCACAGGAGTCGTCGGCCCTCGGGCTTGGCGCGTCTGCCATCGGCAGTCTCCCAGTGTACAAGTACGAGAAGaagagcggcggcggcagtgACGAGTGCTCTATCTGCCTCGGCGAGATGAAGCCAAAGGAGACGGTGAAGCAGCTACCCATGTGCACGCACCTGTTCCACGAAGGGTGCATCGACCTGTGGCTGTGGTCTCACCGGACGTGCCCGGTGTGCCGTAGTCCTGTCATCGTGGCGGCTGCGCCGGCGAGCGTGGAGATCCATGTGCGCCATCAGGACAGTCGTTGA
- the LOC136526174 gene encoding putative RING-H2 finger protein ATL69: MACIVLIPLCMFAGLMLYAIGARWGLSILVFVSVLVCVHWPFLIDHIGDNNAGRSLPVQVQQPAAPEMEPGPSHAEPQAQPGVVHCNGLGASAIAALPAYVYHKKAGRDECAVCLGELQRGEVVKQLPACMHLFHEGCIDAWLRSRITCPVCRSPMNTALPVAAQIMVRAE, from the coding sequence ATGGCGTGCATCGTGTTAATCCCACTCTGCATGTTCGCCGGCTTGATGCTGTATGCCATCGGCGCGCGTTGGGGCCTCAGTATCCTCGTCTTCGTCTCCGTTCTCGTTTGCGTCCACTGGCCGTTTCTCATCGACCACATAGGTGACAACAACGCAGGCAGGAGCCTCCCGGTGCAAGTGCAACAGCCGGCGGCACCGGAGATGGAGCCAGGACCGTCGCATGCCGAGCCGCAAGCACAACCGGGTGTTGTCCACTGTAACGGCCTTGGTGCCTCCGCGATCGCGGCCCTCCCGGCGTACGTGTACCACAAGAAGGCCGGCCGTGACGAGTGTGCGGTCTGCCTCGGAGAGCTGCAGCGCGGGGAGGTGGTCAAGCAGCTTCCTGCGTGCATGCATCTGTTCCACGAGGGGTGTATCGATGCGTGGCTGAGATCGCGCATCACCTGCCCGGTGTGCCGGTCACCGATGAATACCGCGCTGCCGGTGGCCGCTCAAATTATGGTGCGGGCAGAATAG